Part of the Streptomyces sp. NBC_01264 genome, GAACCGGCCGACGCCCCCTTCCGGGAACTCGCCCAGGCCCTGGCCGACGCGGTCGGGGGTGGCCCGGGCGCCTGCCGCGAGGCCGGCCTCGGCTGGGGGCGCCGGCTGACCGGGAGCGGACCCGCGACGGAGCGGGTGTTCGCCGCCGCCGCCCGGATGGGCTTCGCACCGCAGGACGCACCGGGGCCCGACCCCGACACCCGACGGGTCCTGCTGCACGCGTGCCCGTACCGGGAACTGGCCCGGACCCGGCCCGAGGTCGTGTGCGCCGTCCATCAAGGCGTCCTGGACGGCCTGCTGGAGGCCGACGGGGCCACAGTGCGGCTGCTTCCCTTCATCGGCCCGGACCTGTGCGCGGCGGACCTGCGCAGCACCTGAGCCGGTGCCGGGAGCCGGTCGCGGTCGCGGTCCCGGTCCCGCTTGCGGCGGCGTCAGATGCGGCGGCCGGTGACGTGGCCGCCGTCCACCCGCAGGGCGTGGCCGGTCACGAACCCGGCGCCCGCGAGGTAGAGCACGGCGTCGGAGATCTCGGCGACCTCGCCGACCCGGTCCTGGAGGGCGAGACCGCCGAAGGCGTCCACGTCGGAAGCCCCGTGCAGAGGAGTGCGGATGATGCCCGGCGCGACCAGGTTGACGCTGATCCCGTCGGCGGCGAGCTCGGCCGCGAGGCTCGTCGTCAACGCGTGCACACCGGCCTTGCTGACCACGGGCGCGGTGGCCGGGAAGCCGGCCAGCGCGTGGTCCACGAGCACGGTGCCGATGTTGACGATGCTGCCGCCCCGCCCCTGGGCGCGCAGGGCCCGTACGACCGCCTGCGTGGTGAGGTAGGTGCCCTTGAGGTTCCCCGTCAGATAGCCGTCGAGCTCGTCCTCCGTCACCTCGGTGAACGGCTTCGGCTCGAAGGTGCCGGCGTTGTTGACGAGGACGTCGATCCGCCCGAACCGATCGAGTGCCGCGCGGACGAGCGCTTCACCGGTCTCCCGGTCGGCGGTGGTGCCCGCGACGCACGCGGTGCGCCCGGGGTGACCGAGGCCGGCGGCGGCCTTGGCGAGGCGGTCGGCGTCCCTGCCGTTGAGTACGACGTTCGCGCCGGCCGCCAGGAAGGCGCGGGCGATGTCGAGGCCCATGCCGCTGGAGGATCCGGTGACGATGGCCGTGGTCGCGTGGATCTGGGTGTCCGTCATGTGGCTCGTGCCTTTCGTGGGTGGCGGCCCGGGAGGTCCCCGCGGCCGACACCGGAAAGCTATGGGCCCTCAATCCATAACACCACGATGGAAATTGAAGCATGTGATAATCCCCCGTTATGGATGTGGACCTGCGTGACCTGGAACTCCTGGACGCCACCGCGGAAGCGGGCTCCCTGACCGCCGCCGCCGAGCGGCTCTACGTCAGCCAGCCGGCACTGAGCCAGCGGCTCACCCGGCTGGAGGCCCGTCTGGGCATGCAGCTCTTCGAGCGCAAGGGCCGACGCCTGATCCCCAACGCCGCCGGCCGCCGGCTCCTGGTGGCCGCCCGCCACGTCCTCGGCGAACTCGCTTCGGCCTCACGGGACCTGCGGGAACTCCGCGACGGGCGGGACCGGCGCGTGCGGTTCACCGCACAGTGCAGCACCACCTTCCCGTGGCTGCCGCCGGTCCTGCGCGCCTTCCGCGTGCGCGAGCCGGACACCGAGGTCCGGATCGAGACCGTCGCCGACGATGCGCCGATCCCGGCGCTGCTCGCCGATCTGGTCGACGTGGCGCTGGTCACGAAGCCGGACCTGCAGATGGACCGGGTCTCCCTGACCAGGCTGTTCGACGACGAGATGATGGCGGTGGTGCCCGCCGGGCACCGGTGGGCGTCCCGCGCACACCTGACCGCACGCGACTTCGACGGCGCGGACCTGGTCCTCTACGACTTCTACGATCAGAAGCGCATCCCGTCGATGCCCCTGCCGATCCCCACCGGCGCCCGTCCCGCCCGCATCACCACCATGCCGGTGGTGACCGATCTGGTGGTCGAGATGGTGGCGGGCGGCCAGGGTGTGACGGTGCTGCCGAACTGGGTCGCCGCCCCGTACGTCGCTTCGCACGGTCTCGCCCTGGTCCGCATCGGCGCGACGCCGCTGACCCGGACCTGGTTCTGTGCGACACGGACCGGCCCGCGTCCGCCTCACGTGGAGGCGTTCGTCGAGGAACTCATCGCCCACCTCGGAACTCCCCGCGTGGACTGAGGGATCACGGCGCCGGACCGGCACGGTCATGGTTCTCCTTTCGGCTCGGGAACGAGGGCGTACGGGGAGGGCGGGCACAAGCCCTGAACCAGTGGGAGCGCTCCCACTGTGCAGACGGGACTCAACGCCGTCAAGGTCCGCGAAGAGTCGAAGCCATTCTCAGGGGAAATTCCTCAACTCCTCTTTTCCTTGACGTGAGTTGGCGCTACGGTCTGGCCCCAACCAGTGGGAGCGAATCCATCGGTCGGCGCGCCGTCACCAGCGCGCCCTCGCTGCGAGGACTCGCTCATGCGACACCCCCCACGCACGTCCGCGCTGCTCACAACGGCAGCGCTCGCGATGGTGAGCTGTTCGCTCGCCGTCACGGGTACGGCCGCAGGGAGCCGCGGCCTCACCCGCCCGCACGATGACCCACTCGGTCGTCGGCCAAGGGGCCGGCGGCTTCCAGGGTTCGGTCACGTCACCGACAACGCCTCCGCGCTGAACGGCTGGAACCTCCGCTTCGGCTTCCCGTCCGGCCGGACCGCCGGTCGGGGATGGGAAACGAAGTGATCCCGGACGGGGCCGGCCGTCACCGCCGTGAACGAGAGCCGGAACGCCACGCTCGGCGCAGGTGCGAGCGTGACCACGGGCTTCATCGCCTCGTGGTCGAGCGTCAGTACGGCGCCCGACGCGTTCACGCTCAACGGAGCCGCCTGCACGTCGGACTCCGGGCCGGGGCCCGATCCGACACACACCCCCACACCCACCGACCCGGTCTCCGGGGCGCGAACCACACCGACACCGTCAAGGGACTGGCCGACCGGGTGCGCGCGCACGGCATGCCCCCGGTCGTCGAACCGCACTGGACGTACGGCCAGTACACCGGCAACTCCACGGGGTGCGCCGACGCGCACGCCTCCTGCCGGAAGCCGATGCCGGACGCCCGGTAAGCCCCCGCGCTCTGGACCTCGCACGCGTTCGCCGACCACGTCCGCAACTCCGGGCCGGCCCTGATCGCTTCCCACGACGGCACCCCCACCGCATTCGGCACCGGGCTGCGCGACCGTCTGCGCGCCCTGAACTGAAAGGCATTCCACGAAATGAGCCGCACACCAGCACTCGCCACGACTCCCCGCACCACCTCCCGTACCACCAGGCGCACCGCCCTGTTGGCGGCCATCGGCCTCGTCACCGCCGCCGGCGCGACGGCCACCGTGTTCGGCACCTCCGCAGGCGCGGCCACCGCGGGCTGCAAGGTCGAGTACCAGATCACCAACCAGTGGAACACCGGGTTCGGCGCCCACGTGATCCTCACCAACACCGGTGACCCGGTGACCTCCTGGACCCTGGAGTGGTCCTACGCGAACGATCAGCAGGTCACCCAGGGCTGGAACGCCACGATCACCCAGTCCGGGGCGGCCGTGACCGCCAAGAGTCTCTCCTACAACGGGAGCCTGGCCACGGACGGTTCGACCTCCTTCGGCTTCAACGGCGCGCACGGCGGGACGAACTCCGTGCCCGCGACCTTCAAGCTCAACGGCGTCACCTGCAACGGCGCGACCGACCCGACCCAGCCCCCGACCACTCCCCCGACGACACCGCCCACCACCCCGCCACCGTCGGGCGGCAAGGCCGACAACCCGTACGCCGGCGCCAAGGTGTACGTGAACCCCGAGTGGTCCGCCAAGGCCGCCGCCGAGCCGGGCGGCACCAAGGTGTCGAACCAGCCCACCGGTGTCTGGCTGGACCGCACCGCCGCCATCGCGGGTACGAGCGGCTCGATGGGTCTGCGCGCCCACCTGGACGCGGCGCTGGCCCAGAAGGGCGGCGGCGAGCTCGTCGTCCAGCTGGTGATCTACAACCTGCCCGGCCGGGACTGCGCCGCGCTCGCCTCCAACGGCGAGCTGGGCCCGACGGAGATCGACAAGTACAAGACGCAGTACATCGACCCGATCGCCGCCATCCTCGCCGACAGCAAGTACGCGGGGCTGCGGATCGTCACCACCGTCGAGATCGACTCGCTGCCGAACCTGGTCACCAACGTCACCGGGCGCCCGACGGCCACGGCCAACTGCGACGTGATGAAGGCCAACGGCAACTACGTCAAGGGGGTCGGTTACGCGCTGAACAAGCTGGGTTCGATCGCCAACGTCTACAACTACGTGGACGCGGGCCACCACGGCTGGCTCGGCTGGGACGACAACTTCGGCGCCTCCGCGGACATGTTCAAGCAGGCGGCGACCGCCGAGGGCTCCACGCTCGCCAAGGTCCACGGCTTCATCGTGAACACGGCCAACTACAGCGCACTGAAGGAGGATCACTTCAAGATCGAGGACTCCGTCAACGGCACCTCCGTACGCCAGTCGAAGTGGGTCGACTGGAACCGGTACACGGACGAGCTCTCGTACGCCCAGGCCATGCGGACCAAGCTGGTGTCCCTGGGCTTCGACGCGAACCTCGGCATGCTGATCGACACCTCCCGCAACGGCTGGGGCGGCACGGCGCGACCGACCGGACCCGGTGCGCCGACCAGCGTGGACACCTACGTCAACGGCGGCCGCTACGACCGGCGCGTCCACCTCGGCAACTGGTGCAACCAGTCGGGCGCCGGCCTCGGCGAGCGGCCGCAGGCCGCCCCGGCGGCGGGCATCGACGCCTATGTGTGGATCAAGCCGCCAGGCGAGTCGGACGGGGCGAGCAAGGAGATCCCGAACGACGAGGGCAAGGGCTTCGACCGCATGTGCGACCCGACGTACACGGGCAACGCGCGCAACGGCAACAGCATGTCGGGGTCCCTCCCGAACGCGCCGCTGTCGGGCCAGTGGTTCTCGGCGCAGTTCCAGGAGCTCATGAAGAACGCCCACCCGGCACTGTGACCCACCCCAGGTGAGCCGCCCACCCCGCTGAGGGGCCGCCGGAGCCGTACGGGAACCAGAGGGCTCCGTACGGCTCCGGCCGCGGCCCGCTCACGGGAGCCTGCGCCCAGGTGGGCGAACTCCTCACAGGGCTCGTGACCGGCACCCGGAAACGGTCGTTGTCCGGCAATGAAGAAGATCATGACCACTGCCGTGCTGGTGGCGTCCGCCCTGAGCCTGGCCGCCCAGGCACAGGCCGCTTCCACGCCGATGCCCGACTTCCTGAACCAGTCCGCCGCGACCGCCCTGCAGTCCGTCGACGCCGGGACGACCGTCGAGATGACGGACCTCAGCGGATCCCAGCGTCCCGTGCAGTGGCCCGCGCAGTGGAAGGTGTGCACCCAGACCCCGGCCGCGGGCGAGGCCATGACCGACAAGGTCAGCCTCGGTGTGGTCAAGGCGACCGAGGACTGCCCCGCGTAGGGGGTGCTCCCGTTCGCAGGCCGGAAGAAGGGGAGCCCGGAAGGCGGGACGGGCTCAGGAGGAGTCCCGCACGATCAGTTCCGTCGGCAGGACCCTGCGCGACTCCTCGCCCCTCCCCGCGTCCGGCGCGGAACCGGCCGCGGATCCCTCCCCGATCCTCCGGAGCAGCAGCCGGGTCATCGTGCGGCCCATCTCCTCGATCGGCTGGCGCACGCTCGTCAGGGGCGGATCCATCAGGCGGGCCACCGCGGAGTCGTCGACCCCCACGAGGGCCACGTCCTCGGGGATGCGCCGGCCCGCCTCGCGCAGCACCCCGCGCGCACCGGCCGCCATCACGTCGGAGGCGGCGAAGACGGCGTCCAGGGCGGGGGCGCGCTCCAGGAGCTCGCGCATCGCCAGCCGGCCGCCCTCCTCGGTGAAGTCCGCGGTCGCCACCAGGGACTCGTCGGGCCGGATCCCGGCCTCGGCGAGCCCCGCACGGTAGCCGCCCAGACGGGCGCGGGCCACGTACATGTCCAGCGGCCCGCTGATGGTGGCGATCCTGCTCCGGCCCCGCCCCACCAGGTGGGCGACGGCCGCCCGTCCCGCGCCGATGTT contains:
- a CDS encoding helix-turn-helix transcriptional regulator, producing MTEMPRGVDAQRVHHALAVPSRQRLMTLLREADGLLGVDDLAAATGLSVATVRHHLATLAEAGLVAATASAGPGRGRPRLRYAATRPDPQEEPADAPFRELAQALADAVGGGPGACREAGLGWGRRLTGSGPATERVFAAAARMGFAPQDAPGPDPDTRRVLLHACPYRELARTRPEVVCAVHQGVLDGLLEADGATVRLLPFIGPDLCAADLRST
- a CDS encoding SDR family NAD(P)-dependent oxidoreductase, giving the protein MTDTQIHATTAIVTGSSSGMGLDIARAFLAAGANVVLNGRDADRLAKAAAGLGHPGRTACVAGTTADRETGEALVRAALDRFGRIDVLVNNAGTFEPKPFTEVTEDELDGYLTGNLKGTYLTTQAVVRALRAQGRGGSIVNIGTVLVDHALAGFPATAPVVSKAGVHALTTSLAAELAADGISVNLVAPGIIRTPLHGASDVDAFGGLALQDRVGEVAEISDAVLYLAGAGFVTGHALRVDGGHVTGRRI
- a CDS encoding LysR family transcriptional regulator, yielding MDVDLRDLELLDATAEAGSLTAAAERLYVSQPALSQRLTRLEARLGMQLFERKGRRLIPNAAGRRLLVAARHVLGELASASRDLRELRDGRDRRVRFTAQCSTTFPWLPPVLRAFRVREPDTEVRIETVADDAPIPALLADLVDVALVTKPDLQMDRVSLTRLFDDEMMAVVPAGHRWASRAHLTARDFDGADLVLYDFYDQKRIPSMPLPIPTGARPARITTMPVVTDLVVEMVAGGQGVTVLPNWVAAPYVASHGLALVRIGATPLTRTWFCATRTGPRPPHVEAFVEELIAHLGTPRVD
- a CDS encoding glycoside hydrolase family 6 protein, translating into MSRTPALATTPRTTSRTTRRTALLAAIGLVTAAGATATVFGTSAGAATAGCKVEYQITNQWNTGFGAHVILTNTGDPVTSWTLEWSYANDQQVTQGWNATITQSGAAVTAKSLSYNGSLATDGSTSFGFNGAHGGTNSVPATFKLNGVTCNGATDPTQPPTTPPTTPPTTPPPSGGKADNPYAGAKVYVNPEWSAKAAAEPGGTKVSNQPTGVWLDRTAAIAGTSGSMGLRAHLDAALAQKGGGELVVQLVIYNLPGRDCAALASNGELGPTEIDKYKTQYIDPIAAILADSKYAGLRIVTTVEIDSLPNLVTNVTGRPTATANCDVMKANGNYVKGVGYALNKLGSIANVYNYVDAGHHGWLGWDDNFGASADMFKQAATAEGSTLAKVHGFIVNTANYSALKEDHFKIEDSVNGTSVRQSKWVDWNRYTDELSYAQAMRTKLVSLGFDANLGMLIDTSRNGWGGTARPTGPGAPTSVDTYVNGGRYDRRVHLGNWCNQSGAGLGERPQAAPAAGIDAYVWIKPPGESDGASKEIPNDEGKGFDRMCDPTYTGNARNGNSMSGSLPNAPLSGQWFSAQFQELMKNAHPAL
- a CDS encoding LacI family DNA-binding transcriptional regulator, which gives rise to MSGRQNGRPTLEEVAALAGVGRGTVSRVINGSPRVSEQAREAVARAVAELGYVPNQAARALAGSRTDAVALVIPETEARLFSEPYFLDLIRGVSAELAEADKQLLLTLVRTEAERRRFEDYLAAQRVDGVLLASVHGDDPLPDRIAQLGLPVVMNGRRSEAEPVAYVDSDNIGAGRAAVAHLVGRGRSRIATISGPLDMYVARARLGGYRAGLAEAGIRPDESLVATADFTEEGGRLAMRELLERAPALDAVFAASDVMAAGARGVLREAGRRIPEDVALVGVDDSAVARLMDPPLTSVRQPIEEMGRTMTRLLLRRIGEGSAAGSAPDAGRGEESRRVLPTELIVRDSS